Genomic DNA from Corynebacterium diphtheriae:
CCCAAAGAGATGATGCCATGAACCTGCTCGACAACGACCATGGCAACGCAACCGTCGTGGGAGCGGGCGCAGCACTGTTTCTGAGCGCAATATTCTTTGCAATCGTTGCGCTTGCAACCCGTACAGTAGACACGCACCAAGCCCAGCTGGCAGCAGACATGACAGCCGTGGCCGCAGCATGGTCGCATGCCCAAGGCCACGACGCATGTGCGCAAGCGCGAGTCGTAGCTACAGCTCATCACGCAGAACTAGCCGAGTGCACAATCGATGGCGAGGATGTGGAACTCACCACGTCCGTGCGAGAGCAGCGCGCAACTGCACGTGCTGGGCCCCTCAGGGAGTAACACCCAACATTGTGCACATAGCCCCCAGTAACGCAATGGTACCCTCCTTGCTCAACGGATCATTGCCATTGCCACACTTAGGTGATTGCACACACGACGGGCACCCCGACTCGCACTGGCAGGAACGGATAGCCTCAAACGTGGTGGCAATCCACTCAGGGAAGCGCTCGTAACCGCAGTCGGCAAACCCTGCACCCCCTGGGTGGCCGTCGTAGACGAACACTGTGGGCAGGCCAGTATCGGGATGCTCCGCGGTTGAAACCCCGCCAATATCCCATCGGTCACACGTGGCAATAAGCGGCAACAAACCGATCGCCGCATGTTCAGCGGCATGCAGCGCGCCGGGAACGTCGGTAATGCCCAACGAGTCCAACACGAGAGGATCAACGGTGTATGCCACCGCACGAGTAACCAATGTCTGCGGTGGCATCTGCAGCGGCACCATTGCCAGCACGGACCCATCGGATGCCTTCATGGTGTAACCCACCACGCGGTCGGTAACCTCCACCACCAAGTTGGATACCCACAGGCCAGGGGCTGGATTACACACCTTATCCACCTCACCCACGATGCGAATATCAGTGGTGGAACGCGCAAACGTCTGATAATCCGGCTGATCTGGAACCGCCAACGCCACCTGGTCATCAAGCTCTTCGATAACAAAAGTCTCGCCTTGATGCAGATATACCGCGCCGGGATGGACTTGGGAGGCCGCACGTGCACTGTCAATGGTGCCCAGGAGGCGGCCATCGCTACGATCCACGATGGCAACATGGTGGCCGCTGCCGCGCAGGCTAACCAAGGAATGTGCAGGGGGCTGGCCTGGTTGTTCTACCGCAAACCATCCGGTGGGGCGGTGGCGCAGATAGCCGTCGTTGGCTAACTGCTGGGCTACCTCACGGGCGTTTAATGCGTCGATCTCGGCTTCTGTGAGCGGGGATTC
This window encodes:
- a CDS encoding Rv3654c family TadE-like protein, with the protein product MNLLDNDHGNATVVGAGAALFLSAIFFAIVALATRTVDTHQAQLAADMTAVAAAWSHAQGHDACAQARVVATAHHAELAECTIDGEDVELTTSVREQRATARAGPLRE